Proteins from one Bradyrhizobium roseum genomic window:
- the dapB gene encoding 4-hydroxy-tetrahydrodipicolinate reductase, whose translation MADMRLIVAGAGGRMGRALVRVISETPGAVLAGALEAPGSELLGKDAGVLAGLPENGVKLSADLWTLSANADGIVDFTVPAATIANVALAAQRGIAHIIGTTGLSMSDMAVIKSVTSRAVVVQSGNMSLGVNLLAAVVKRVAKSLDESFDIEIVEMHHKAKIDAPSGTALLLGEAAAAGRGIDLHARSARGRDGQTGARRPGDIGFAALRGGTVTGDHSVIFAGPMERIEFTHRAEDRTMFAQGAVKAALWAHGQKPGFYTMADVLGLADF comes from the coding sequence ATGGCCGACATGCGATTGATCGTAGCGGGAGCCGGCGGCCGAATGGGCCGCGCGCTGGTGCGCGTCATCTCGGAGACGCCGGGGGCGGTTTTGGCGGGCGCGCTGGAAGCGCCGGGCTCGGAGCTGCTGGGCAAGGATGCCGGCGTGCTCGCCGGCCTGCCGGAAAACGGCGTCAAGCTTTCCGCCGACCTGTGGACGCTGTCGGCCAATGCCGATGGCATCGTGGATTTCACCGTCCCCGCCGCGACCATCGCCAATGTCGCGCTCGCCGCGCAGCGCGGCATCGCGCATATCATCGGAACCACCGGTCTTTCGATGTCCGACATGGCGGTGATCAAGAGCGTCACCTCGCGCGCGGTGGTGGTTCAGTCGGGCAATATGAGCCTCGGCGTCAACCTGCTGGCAGCGGTGGTCAAGCGCGTGGCGAAGTCGCTGGACGAAAGTTTCGACATCGAAATCGTCGAGATGCATCACAAGGCCAAGATCGATGCGCCGTCGGGCACGGCGTTGCTGCTCGGCGAAGCCGCCGCTGCCGGCCGCGGCATCGACCTGCACGCCCGCTCGGCCCGCGGCCGTGACGGGCAAACCGGCGCCCGCCGGCCCGGCGATATCGGTTTTGCCGCGTTGCGCGGCGGCACTGTCACGGGCGACCACAGCGTGATCTTCGCCGGCCCGATGGAGCGCATCGAATTCACCCACCGCGCCGAGGACCGCACCATGTTCGCGCAGGGTGCGGTCAAGGCTGCGCTCTGGGCGCATGGTCAGAAGCCCGGCTTCTACACGATGGCCGACGTGCTGGGGCTCGCTGATTTCTAG
- a CDS encoding DUF1330 domain-containing protein codes for MAKGYWIARVDVHNEEGYKPYTVANPAIFNKFGGRFIVRGGKFEGIEGQSRARNVVIEFPDYETALACYHSPEYQENIKRRLPHSVADLIIVEGFDGPQP; via the coding sequence ATGGCCAAGGGATACTGGATCGCGCGCGTCGACGTTCACAATGAGGAAGGCTACAAGCCCTATACGGTAGCCAATCCGGCGATCTTCAATAAATTCGGCGGGCGGTTCATTGTGCGCGGCGGCAAGTTCGAGGGCATCGAGGGCCAGAGCCGCGCGCGCAACGTAGTAATCGAATTCCCCGATTATGAAACGGCGCTGGCCTGCTACCACTCCCCGGAATACCAGGAGAACATCAAGCGCCGGCTGCCGCATTCGGTTGCCGACCTCATCATCGTCGAAGGCTTTGACGGCCCCCAGCCGTAA
- the pyrF gene encoding orotidine-5'-phosphate decarboxylase, whose product MQPADVAAKDRLIVALDLPSVVEAEALIARLGDSVSFYKIGYQLGYAGGLPLAQQLAKSGKKVFIDLKLHDIGNTVARGVESVAKLGATFLTVHAYPQTMKAAVEARAGSGLKILAVTVLTSYDDGDLHAAGYRLNVSDLVEARAQQAQVLGIDGLVSSPEEAASLRRIVGHQMNLVTPGIRPAGAATGDQKRIMTPARAIAAGADYLVVGRPITEAADPRAAADNIQAEIKQALA is encoded by the coding sequence ATGCAGCCAGCCGATGTTGCAGCGAAGGACCGTCTGATCGTCGCGCTCGATCTGCCTTCCGTCGTCGAGGCGGAAGCGCTGATTGCCCGGCTCGGTGACAGCGTGAGCTTCTACAAGATCGGCTATCAGCTCGGCTATGCCGGCGGGTTGCCGCTGGCGCAGCAATTGGCGAAATCCGGCAAGAAGGTTTTCATCGATCTGAAGCTGCACGATATCGGCAACACGGTCGCGCGCGGCGTCGAGAGCGTGGCTAAACTCGGCGCGACCTTTCTCACCGTGCACGCCTATCCGCAGACCATGAAGGCCGCGGTCGAGGCGCGCGCCGGATCGGGTTTGAAGATCCTCGCGGTCACTGTGCTGACCTCCTATGACGACGGCGACCTGCACGCCGCGGGCTATCGTCTTAACGTTTCCGATCTGGTGGAGGCACGCGCGCAGCAGGCGCAGGTGCTCGGCATCGACGGCCTGGTCTCCTCGCCGGAAGAGGCGGCCAGCCTGCGCCGGATCGTCGGCCACCAGATGAACCTGGTGACGCCGGGAATCCGGCCCGCGGGAGCGGCGACCGGCGACCAGAAGCGCATCATGACGCCGGCGCGCGCGATCGCCGCCGGCGCCGATTATCTGGTGGTCGGCCGGCCGATCACCGAAGCTGCCGATCCCCGGGCGGCGGCCGATAACATTCAAGCGGAAATCAAACAGGCGTTGGCATAG
- a CDS encoding NADPH-dependent FMN reductase gives MSALKILVIPGSLRTGSLNAKLAAVAAHALAQQGAEITRISLSDFPLPIYDGDLQAKSGVPKHAVNLKRMMAAHHGVLIVTPEYNSSVPALLKNAIDWVSRVQDVHEARGQVFRDRVFAIASASGGRLGGSRALAALRLILSACHATVIPNQLALPFAEDAYDEMDRLKNAADADALKALARQLIDVSQRMM, from the coding sequence ATGTCCGCATTGAAAATCCTCGTGATCCCGGGATCGCTGCGCACAGGCTCGCTCAACGCGAAGCTGGCGGCGGTGGCCGCGCACGCGCTGGCGCAGCAAGGTGCCGAGATCACCCGGATCTCGCTGTCGGATTTTCCACTGCCGATCTACGACGGTGATCTGCAGGCGAAGTCGGGCGTACCGAAGCACGCGGTCAATCTGAAGCGCATGATGGCCGCACACCATGGCGTGCTGATCGTGACACCGGAATACAATTCCTCAGTGCCGGCGCTGCTCAAGAACGCCATCGACTGGGTGAGCCGGGTGCAGGACGTGCACGAAGCCCGCGGCCAGGTGTTTCGCGACCGGGTGTTTGCGATAGCTTCCGCCTCCGGCGGCCGGCTCGGTGGTTCGCGCGCGCTGGCCGCGCTGCGGCTGATCTTGTCGGCTTGTCATGCGACCGTGATACCGAACCAGCTCGCGCTGCCGTTCGCCGAGGACGCCTATGACGAGATGGACCGCCTGAAGAATGCCGCCGACGCCGACGCGCTGAAAGCGCTGGCGCGGCAGTTGATCGACGTTTCCCAACGCATGATGTGA
- a CDS encoding class I SAM-dependent methyltransferase codes for MPLQSSVRALKKPLRLDDEVRFLRSWIEKPLHMGAVMPSSKLLARTMAQYVDVDSKGPVIELGPGTGAITNALIEHGVDQKRLVLVEYNPGFCALLRDRYPQAKVVQGDAYALRASLDKVLDAPASAVISGLPLVTKPMLTRLKLIRDAFLALAPGAPFVQFTYSVAPPIPKSLPGVSTEASERIWMNLPPARVWVYRKG; via the coding sequence ATGCCTTTGCAATCGTCCGTGCGTGCGTTGAAGAAGCCTCTCCGTCTCGACGATGAGGTTCGCTTCCTCCGTTCATGGATCGAAAAGCCGCTGCACATGGGCGCGGTGATGCCGTCGAGCAAGCTGCTCGCACGGACCATGGCGCAATATGTCGATGTCGATTCCAAAGGGCCGGTGATCGAACTCGGCCCCGGTACGGGTGCGATCACCAATGCGCTGATCGAACATGGTGTCGACCAGAAGCGGCTGGTGCTGGTGGAGTACAATCCCGGCTTCTGCGCGCTGCTGCGCGACCGCTATCCGCAAGCCAAGGTGGTGCAGGGCGACGCCTATGCGCTGCGTGCCTCGCTGGACAAGGTGCTGGATGCGCCGGCCTCGGCCGTGATTTCCGGCCTGCCGCTCGTGACCAAACCGATGCTGACGCGCCTGAAGCTGATCCGCGACGCCTTCCTGGCGCTCGCGCCGGGCGCGCCCTTTGTGCAGTTCACCTATTCGGTGGCGCCGCCGATCCCGAAATCGCTGCCGGGCGTGTCCACGGAAGCCTCCGAGCGGATCTGGATGAACCTTCCGCCGGCGCGTGTCTGGGTGTATCGCAAGGGCTGA
- the dnaJ gene encoding molecular chaperone DnaJ produces MSTKRCYYETLEVERNADESKLKSAFRKLAMKWHPDKNPGDAASEVKFKEINEAYEVLKDGEKRAAYDRYGHAAFEQGMGGGGPGFGAGFASSFSDIFEDLFGMAGQRSRGGGRERGADLRYNMEITLEEAFQGKTAQIEIPVSVTCEPCSGTGAKAGTKPKTCSTCGGAGRVRQAQGFFTLERTCPSCQGRGQMIEDACPNCAGSGRVTRDRTLSVNIPQGVEDGTRIRLAGEGEAGVRGGPPGDLYIFLSLSTHEFFQRDGADLHCRVPISMVAAALGGEFEVPTIDKGKTKVKVPAGTQSGRRFRIASKGMPVLRSRQTGDMYVQVMVETPQNLTKKQQELLSEFEKLSSGATQPEAAGFFTKVKDFFGTRAGS; encoded by the coding sequence ATGTCCACCAAGCGCTGCTACTACGAGACCCTGGAAGTCGAACGGAACGCGGACGAGTCCAAGCTCAAGTCGGCGTTTCGCAAACTGGCGATGAAGTGGCACCCGGACAAGAATCCGGGCGACGCCGCCAGCGAAGTGAAGTTCAAGGAAATCAACGAGGCCTATGAGGTCCTGAAAGACGGCGAGAAGCGCGCCGCCTATGACCGCTACGGCCATGCCGCGTTCGAGCAGGGCATGGGCGGCGGCGGTCCTGGTTTCGGCGCCGGCTTCGCCTCGTCATTTTCCGATATTTTCGAGGACCTGTTCGGCATGGCCGGGCAGCGCAGCCGCGGCGGTGGGCGCGAGCGCGGCGCCGATCTGCGCTACAATATGGAAATCACGCTGGAAGAGGCCTTTCAGGGCAAGACCGCGCAGATCGAGATTCCGGTCTCGGTCACCTGCGAACCCTGCTCGGGCACCGGCGCCAAGGCCGGCACCAAGCCGAAGACCTGCTCGACCTGCGGCGGCGCCGGCCGCGTGCGGCAGGCCCAGGGCTTCTTCACGCTGGAGCGGACCTGCCCCAGCTGTCAGGGCCGCGGCCAGATGATCGAGGACGCCTGCCCGAACTGCGCAGGCTCGGGGCGCGTGACGCGCGACCGGACCTTGTCTGTGAACATCCCGCAGGGCGTCGAGGACGGCACCCGCATTCGGCTGGCCGGCGAAGGCGAGGCCGGCGTCCGCGGCGGACCGCCCGGCGACCTCTACATTTTCCTGTCGCTTTCGACCCACGAGTTCTTCCAGCGCGACGGCGCCGATCTGCACTGCCGGGTTCCTATCTCGATGGTGGCGGCGGCGCTCGGCGGCGAGTTCGAGGTGCCGACCATCGACAAGGGCAAGACCAAGGTCAAAGTGCCGGCAGGGACGCAGTCGGGCCGTCGGTTCCGCATTGCATCAAAAGGCATGCCGGTGCTTCGCTCGCGCCAGACCGGCGACATGTACGTCCAGGTCATGGTGGAAACGCCGCAGAATCTGACCAAGAAGCAGCAGGAATTGCTCTCTGAGTTCGAAAAACTATCCTCCGGCGCCACCCAGCCGGAAGCGGCAGGCTTCTTCACCAAGGTCAAAGACTTCTTCGGTACGCGCGCGGGCTCCTGA
- the dnaK gene encoding molecular chaperone DnaK, producing MGKVIGIDLGTTNSCVAVMDGKTAKVIENAEGMRTTPSIVAVTDDGERLVGQPAKRQAVTNPERTFFAVKRLIGRRYDDPMVEKDKKLVPYKIEKASNGDAWVGADGKTYSPSQVSAFILQKMKETAEAHLGQKVDQAVITVPAYFNDAQRQATKDAGKIAGLEVLRIINEPTAAALAYGLDKSKAGTIAVYDLGGGTFDVSILEIGDGVFEVKSTNGDTFLGGEDFDMRLVSYLADEFQKEQGINLRNDKLALQRLKEAAEKAKIELSSTTQTEINLPFITADQTGPKHLTMKLTRAKFEALVDDLVQKTVEPCRKALKDAGLTAAEIGEVVLVGGMSRMPKVQEIVKQLFGKEPHKGVNPDEVVAIGAAIQAGVLQGDVKDVLLLDVTPLSLGIETLGGVFTRIIDRNTTIPTKKSQVFSTAEDNQNAVTIRVFQGEREMAADNKVLGQFDLMGIPPSPRGMPQIEVTFDIDANGIVNVSAKDKATGKEQQIRIQASGGLSEADIQKMVKDAEANAAEDKKRREAVDAKNHADALVHSTEKALAEHGSKVEESERRAIEDAVSDLKEALKGDDAEAIKAKTNTVAQASMKLGEAMYKQQAEADAKRDAAQDDVVDAEFTEVDDDKNNKKSA from the coding sequence ATGGGAAAGGTCATTGGGATCGATCTCGGCACCACGAATTCGTGCGTCGCCGTAATGGATGGCAAGACTGCCAAAGTCATCGAGAACGCGGAAGGCATGCGCACCACGCCTTCGATCGTTGCCGTCACCGATGACGGCGAGCGCCTCGTAGGCCAGCCCGCCAAGCGCCAGGCGGTGACCAATCCCGAGCGCACGTTCTTCGCAGTGAAGCGCCTGATCGGCCGCCGCTACGACGACCCGATGGTCGAGAAGGACAAGAAGCTCGTCCCCTACAAGATCGAAAAGGCATCGAACGGCGACGCCTGGGTCGGAGCCGATGGCAAGACCTATTCGCCCTCGCAGGTCTCGGCCTTCATCCTGCAGAAGATGAAGGAGACCGCGGAAGCCCATCTCGGCCAGAAGGTCGATCAGGCTGTCATCACGGTTCCGGCCTACTTCAACGACGCCCAGCGCCAGGCCACCAAGGACGCCGGTAAGATCGCCGGCCTCGAAGTGCTGCGCATCATCAACGAGCCGACGGCCGCTGCGCTCGCTTACGGTCTCGACAAATCCAAAGCCGGCACCATCGCGGTCTACGACCTCGGCGGCGGCACCTTCGACGTTTCGATTCTCGAAATCGGCGACGGCGTGTTCGAGGTGAAGTCCACCAACGGCGACACGTTTTTGGGCGGTGAAGACTTCGACATGCGCCTCGTCAGCTATCTGGCCGACGAGTTCCAGAAGGAGCAGGGCATCAACCTGCGCAACGACAAGCTTGCCTTGCAGCGCCTGAAGGAAGCCGCCGAAAAGGCCAAGATCGAGCTGTCCTCGACGACGCAGACCGAAATCAACCTGCCCTTCATCACGGCGGACCAGACCGGTCCGAAGCATCTGACGATGAAGCTGACCCGCGCCAAGTTCGAAGCGCTGGTCGACGACCTCGTGCAGAAGACCGTCGAGCCGTGCCGCAAGGCGCTGAAGGATGCTGGCCTCACCGCCGCCGAAATCGGCGAAGTGGTGCTGGTCGGCGGCATGTCGCGCATGCCGAAGGTCCAGGAAATCGTCAAGCAGCTGTTCGGCAAGGAGCCGCACAAGGGCGTCAACCCGGATGAAGTCGTCGCCATCGGTGCGGCCATTCAGGCCGGCGTGCTGCAGGGCGACGTCAAGGACGTGCTGCTGCTCGACGTCACCCCGCTGTCGCTGGGCATCGAGACGCTGGGCGGCGTGTTCACCCGCATCATCGACCGCAACACCACGATCCCGACCAAGAAGAGCCAGGTGTTCTCGACCGCCGAAGACAACCAGAACGCGGTCACCATCCGCGTCTTCCAGGGCGAGCGCGAGATGGCGGCCGACAACAAGGTGCTGGGCCAGTTCGACCTGATGGGGATTCCGCCGTCGCCGCGCGGCATGCCGCAGATCGAAGTCACCTTCGACATCGACGCCAACGGCATCGTCAACGTGTCCGCCAAGGACAAGGCGACCGGCAAGGAGCAGCAGATCCGCATCCAGGCCTCCGGCGGCCTGTCGGAAGCCGACATCCAGAAGATGGTCAAGGACGCCGAAGCCAATGCGGCCGAGGACAAGAAGCGCCGCGAGGCGGTCGATGCCAAGAACCATGCCGACGCGCTGGTGCACTCCACCGAGAAGGCGCTGGCCGAACACGGTTCGAAGGTCGAAGAGTCCGAGCGTCGCGCCATCGAGGACGCCGTCAGCGATCTCAAGGAAGCGCTGAAGGGCGACGATGCCGAGGCCATCAAGGCCAAGACCAACACCGTGGCGCAGGCTTCGATGAAGCTCGGCGAGGCCATGTACAAGCAGCAGGCCGAGGCGGACGCCAAGCGTGATGCCGCCCAGGATGACGTGGTCGACGCGGAGTTCACCGAGGTCGACGACGACAAGAACAACAAAAAGTCGGCTTAA
- the pncA gene encoding bifunctional nicotinamidase/pyrazinamidase gives MFNRRLVLTGLGATSVTALVPGAIMAASIKPDDASALLVIDVQNCFLPGGSLAVKDGEQVVPIINRIAKGFANVVMTQDWHTAGHVSFASTHSGKKPFETVDLAYGKQVLWPDHCVQGTEGAALSKDLAVPHAGLVIRKGFNKNVDSYSAFTEADGKTTTGLAAYLKARKVKRVFLAGLATDFCVAWSALDARKAGFETYVIEDACRGIDTQGSLAKAWTDMTKAGVKRIKSEDIVA, from the coding sequence ATGTTCAATCGCAGGCTGGTTCTGACAGGTTTGGGCGCGACGTCAGTCACCGCCCTCGTACCAGGAGCAATCATGGCCGCATCGATCAAACCGGATGACGCTTCCGCGCTGCTCGTCATCGACGTGCAAAACTGCTTTCTGCCCGGCGGCAGCCTTGCGGTGAAGGACGGCGAGCAGGTCGTCCCGATCATCAACCGCATCGCCAAGGGCTTTGCCAATGTAGTGATGACGCAGGACTGGCACACCGCGGGCCATGTCTCGTTCGCCTCGACGCATTCCGGCAAGAAGCCGTTCGAGACCGTCGATCTCGCCTACGGCAAGCAGGTGCTGTGGCCGGATCACTGCGTGCAGGGCACCGAGGGCGCGGCGCTGTCAAAGGACCTCGCGGTGCCGCATGCCGGGCTCGTCATCCGCAAGGGTTTTAACAAGAACGTCGACAGCTATTCGGCCTTCACCGAGGCTGACGGCAAGACCACGACCGGGCTCGCCGCCTATCTGAAGGCGCGCAAGGTGAAGCGGGTGTTCCTCGCCGGCCTCGCCACCGATTTCTGCGTCGCATGGAGCGCGCTCGACGCACGCAAGGCCGGCTTCGAGACATATGTGATCGAGGACGCCTGCCGCGGCATCGACACCCAGGGCTCGCTGGCGAAGGCCTGGACCGACATGACCAAGGCCGGCGTCAAGCGGATCAAGTCGGAAGATATTGTCGCTTAA
- a CDS encoding helix-turn-helix domain-containing protein gives MAGLIVGMTGYREMARGRFFQREAASLVVPLIISFGTPFLIALDREPDADDRQPSFAAGLHAGPVFIESDGGAECVQVDFTPLGAYRVFGRAVVDLAARMVDMGDVLGREGRALRERLGAASGWHNRFDLIEDFVAGRANHVPSPEIDYAYRRLARSAGSARIAALASEIGWSRKHLVDRFRSELGLAPKPIARMMRFHRACRFARGGASSGWAGIAAESGYADQAHLAREFASLAGETPTAWARRLALTDNRLLRPLDGLDG, from the coding sequence ATGGCGGGCCTGATCGTGGGCATGACGGGTTACCGCGAGATGGCGCGTGGCCGATTCTTCCAGCGCGAAGCCGCCAGCCTGGTGGTGCCGCTGATCATCAGCTTCGGCACCCCCTTCCTGATCGCGCTCGACCGCGAGCCCGACGCCGACGACCGGCAGCCGAGCTTCGCCGCCGGGCTTCATGCCGGTCCGGTCTTCATCGAGTCCGATGGCGGCGCCGAATGCGTGCAGGTGGATTTCACGCCGCTTGGCGCCTACCGCGTCTTTGGCCGCGCGGTCGTCGATCTTGCCGCGCGCATGGTCGACATGGGCGACGTGCTGGGCCGTGAAGGCCGGGCTCTGCGGGAACGGCTTGGCGCTGCTTCGGGCTGGCACAACCGCTTTGATCTGATTGAGGATTTTGTAGCCGGTCGCGCCAACCATGTGCCCTCACCCGAAATCGACTATGCCTATCGACGGCTGGCGCGCAGCGCAGGTAGCGCGCGCATCGCCGCGCTGGCGAGCGAGATCGGCTGGAGCCGTAAGCACCTGGTGGACCGCTTTCGATCCGAACTCGGTCTCGCGCCCAAGCCGATCGCGCGCATGATGCGTTTCCATCGGGCCTGCCGGTTCGCACGGGGTGGAGCGAGCAGCGGCTGGGCCGGGATTGCAGCGGAGAGCGGCTACGCCGATCAGGCGCATCTCGCCCGCGAATTTGCAAGTCTTGCCGGAGAAACGCCGACGGCCTGGGCCCGGCGTCTGGCGCTGACCGACAACCGTCTGCTGCGTCCGCTGGACGGGCTCGACGGCTGA
- a CDS encoding VOC family protein translates to MTEQSKIDAPRIYPTMRCRDAEAMIRWLKDVIGFTEYAVHRKDGAVQHAELAYGSSLLMLGQSRDDEYGKLVGDIGGRRTDALYVAVDDPDALHARVKASGARIEMELHNTDYGSRDFACRDPEGNLWSFGTYWPKTSDKPQ, encoded by the coding sequence ATGACCGAGCAAAGTAAAATCGACGCGCCGCGCATCTATCCGACGATGCGCTGCCGGGATGCCGAGGCCATGATCCGTTGGCTGAAGGATGTCATCGGCTTCACTGAATACGCCGTCCACCGCAAGGACGGCGCGGTGCAACATGCCGAGCTGGCCTACGGCTCCTCGCTCCTGATGCTGGGCCAGAGCCGCGATGACGAATACGGCAAACTTGTCGGGGATATCGGCGGCCGCCGCACCGACGCGCTCTATGTAGCCGTCGACGATCCGGACGCCCTGCACGCCCGGGTCAAGGCATCCGGCGCCAGAATCGAAATGGAATTACACAACACGGACTATGGCAGCCGCGACTTCGCCTGCCGGGATCCGGAAGGCAATCTGTGGAGTTTTGGCACCTATTGGCCGAAGACCAGCGACAAACCGCAGTAG
- the grpE gene encoding nucleotide exchange factor GrpE, giving the protein MTDPNRPSDDAVKPAPTGEPVVSKPYIMPDDPEEGSNEALTKELAEARDKVLRTLAEMENLRQRTRREVADSKTYGITGFARDILDIADNLQRALDAIPPEAKETADPGLKAFIEGVELTERSLLNSLEKNGVKKFDPSGEKFDPNFQQAMYEVPDPSVPSGTVVQVVQAGFTIGERVLRPALVAVSKGGAKAAPAGDATN; this is encoded by the coding sequence ATGACCGATCCGAACCGGCCGAGTGACGACGCGGTGAAACCGGCCCCGACCGGCGAGCCCGTGGTCTCAAAACCCTACATCATGCCGGACGATCCCGAGGAGGGATCGAACGAGGCGCTGACCAAGGAGCTGGCCGAGGCGCGCGACAAGGTGCTGCGCACGCTGGCGGAAATGGAAAACCTGCGCCAGCGTACCCGGCGCGAGGTTGCCGATTCCAAGACCTATGGCATCACCGGCTTCGCCCGCGACATTCTCGACATCGCCGACAATCTGCAGCGCGCGCTTGATGCCATTCCGCCCGAGGCCAAGGAAACCGCCGATCCCGGCCTCAAGGCTTTTATCGAAGGCGTCGAGCTGACCGAGCGTTCGCTGCTCAACTCGCTGGAGAAGAACGGCGTCAAGAAGTTCGATCCGTCCGGCGAGAAGTTCGATCCGAATTTCCAGCAGGCGATGTACGAAGTGCCCGATCCCTCCGTTCCGTCCGGGACGGTGGTTCAGGTCGTGCAGGCCGGCTTCACGATCGGCGAGCGCGTGCTGCGCCCGGCGCTGGTCGCCGTCTCGAAGGGCGGGGCGAAGGCCGCGCCGGCGGGCGATGCCACGAACTGA
- the hrcA gene encoding heat-inducible transcriptional repressor HrcA encodes MAHHDPIGLIAPHAGLAQLNERSRDIFRQIVESYLATGEPVGSRNISRLIALPLSPASVRNVMSDLEALGLIYAPHTSAGRLPTELGLRFFVDALMQVGDLTEPERESIQSQLASVGQAQSVEAALGEALTRLSGLTRAAAVVLTAKSNSRLKHIEFVRLEPERALVVLVGEDGQVENRVLALPPGVPSSALTEASNFLNSRIRGRTLAEARLELETALTQNRVELDQLTQKVISAGIASWSGGESDDRQLIVRGHANLLEDLHALEDLERVKSLFDDLETKRGVIDLLGRAERAEGVRIFIGSENKLFSLSGSSTIIAPYSDAAGRIVGVLGVIGPTRLNYARVIPTVDYAARIVSRMLGG; translated from the coding sequence GTGGCCCACCATGATCCGATTGGCTTGATTGCGCCGCATGCCGGGCTCGCCCAGCTCAACGAGCGTTCGCGCGACATTTTTCGTCAGATCGTCGAGAGCTATCTCGCGACTGGCGAACCCGTCGGCTCACGCAATATTTCGCGCCTGATCGCGCTGCCGCTGTCGCCGGCATCCGTCCGCAACGTGATGTCGGACCTCGAAGCGCTCGGCCTGATCTACGCGCCGCACACCTCAGCGGGCCGGCTGCCCACCGAACTCGGCCTGCGCTTCTTTGTCGACGCGCTGATGCAGGTCGGCGATCTCACCGAACCCGAACGGGAATCGATCCAGAGCCAGTTGGCCTCCGTGGGGCAGGCGCAATCGGTCGAGGCGGCGCTTGGCGAGGCACTGACGCGGCTCTCCGGCCTCACGCGCGCCGCCGCCGTCGTGCTGACCGCCAAATCCAATTCGCGGCTGAAGCATATCGAATTCGTCCGCCTCGAGCCGGAACGCGCGCTGGTGGTGCTGGTCGGCGAAGACGGCCAGGTCGAAAACCGCGTACTGGCGCTGCCGCCCGGCGTTCCTTCCTCCGCGCTGACCGAGGCGTCCAACTTCCTCAATTCGCGGATTCGCGGCCGCACACTGGCCGAAGCGCGCCTCGAACTGGAAACCGCGCTGACGCAAAACCGCGTCGAACTCGATCAGCTGACGCAGAAGGTGATCTCGGCCGGCATCGCCAGCTGGTCCGGCGGCGAGAGTGACGACCGGCAATTGATCGTGCGCGGCCACGCCAATCTGCTTGAAGACCTGCATGCGCTGGAAGATCTCGAACGCGTCAAGTCGCTGTTCGACGACCTCGAAACCAAGCGCGGCGTGATCGATCTGCTGGGGCGTGCCGAGCGGGCCGAAGGCGTGCGAATTTTCATCGGATCGGAGAACAAGCTGTTCTCGCTGTCCGGCTCCTCCACCATCATCGCTCCCTATAGCGACGCCGCCGGCCGCATCGTCGGCGTTCTCGGCGTCATCGGGCCGACCCGGTTGAATTATGCGAGGGTGATTCCGACGGTGGATTATGCCGCCCGGATCGTCAGCCGGATGCTGGGCGGTTGA
- the rph gene encoding ribonuclease PH, which yields MRPSRRAPDQLRPVSLERGVVKYAEGSCMVKFGDTHVLVTATLEERLPPWLKGQGRGWVTAEYGMLPRATLERTRREAAAGKQGGRTVEIQRLIGRSLRAAVDLEALGERQITVDCDVIQADGGTRTASITGAWVALADCIAWMKNRNMLKTNVLRDNVAAISCGIYNGTPVLDLDYAEDSEAETDANFVMTGDGRIIEVQGTAEKTPFSQDEFLALMELARKGVARLVDLQKMAVA from the coding sequence ATGCGGCCAAGCCGCCGTGCGCCCGATCAGTTGCGCCCCGTGTCGCTGGAACGCGGCGTGGTCAAATATGCCGAAGGTTCCTGCATGGTTAAATTCGGCGACACCCACGTGCTGGTCACCGCCACGCTGGAAGAACGGCTGCCGCCGTGGCTGAAAGGCCAGGGCCGCGGCTGGGTCACCGCCGAATACGGCATGCTGCCGCGCGCCACGCTGGAGCGCACCCGCCGCGAGGCCGCCGCCGGCAAACAGGGCGGCCGCACCGTCGAGATCCAGCGGCTGATCGGCCGCTCCCTGCGCGCTGCCGTCGACCTCGAAGCGCTGGGCGAGCGTCAGATCACGGTCGATTGCGACGTGATCCAGGCCGATGGCGGCACCCGCACCGCCTCGATCACCGGCGCATGGGTGGCGCTGGCCGACTGCATCGCGTGGATGAAAAACCGCAACATGCTGAAGACCAACGTGCTGCGCGACAACGTCGCGGCGATCTCCTGCGGCATCTATAACGGCACCCCGGTGCTTGACCTTGACTATGCCGAGGATTCCGAGGCCGAAACCGACGCCAATTTCGTCATGACCGGCGACGGCCGCATCATCGAGGTGCAGGGCACCGCCGAAAAGACGCCGTTCTCGCAGGACGAGTTCCTCGCGCTGATGGAACTGGCGCGCAAGGGTGTCGCCCGTCTGGTGGACTTGCAGAAGATGGCCGTCGCGTAA